From the Planktothricoides raciborskii GIHE-MW2 genome, the window AGAAATCCGAGCGTGTTAGCCATGTACTGAGTCCGATCGCTACGATCCCAAAGATAAAAGTACCGCCAACGATGATCCAACGCAACTGAGCGATCGCTCTTGAAGCCGTCATCTCTTGCACCGATTGAATTTGATCCGCTTGAAAAATCAAGGGATCTAGGGCATTGGTGAGTTGGTTGGACTGGGTAAACGTTGTATTGTAAAACATGAGCCACCAGATTACTTTTTGGCATTTTTGGATTAGCTTCGGAAGTCTCTTGGGTCAACTGTTGTGTAGTTTGCTGAATAATTTCACCCAACTGTTTCTGATTAGAGAGCGGTGTAGCGAATTTTTAACGGAGATGATCGCGAAATCGTTTAGCCTTCTTGATTCACTACTAATTCATGCTCTGTAATCATTTTATTAAAATCAATCAATCCAAGGATTTTGTCTCGGTAGGGAGCCGTTCCCCGTAGATATTCATTATTGCCGGAATGTCCAGAAGTCGGTGCGGCCTTAATCTCATATGGCTGGAGGTAAATCACATCACAGACTTCATCAATCGTAATTCCCGCCACAATATCTTTCAGATGCACAACCATCGCTTTGGCTACGTCATTCACGCCGTCCCCAGAGAGGTTTAAAAACTGGCGAATATCTACTAAGGTGACAATTTCACCTCGCAGGTTCATATTACCCAGAATAAAATCTGCACAACAAGGAACTGGAGTGATTTGTCGGATCTCCGTAAACTCCCGGACTAAGTTGAGATCCAAGCCAAAGTATTCTCCATTTAACATCACCACGGCTAAAGACATTAAACCAGCAATATCTTGGCGATCGCTGGCTAAAATTAAATTAGCCGCCCGCTCCCGAAAAATCGCTCGTTCTTCCAGAGTGGCTTCGGGACAAAAATACTCATAACCATCAACCCGAGGATCGCCGCGATCGGGCAACTCGGTGCTTTTGTCCCGGGAAGCCCCTGACATTGTTTCAGCCCCAGGTATTGCTTTGGGGGCTTCGCGAAGCGCCCCGAAGCGATACTTTTTTTGGGGGTCCGAGGTTCCAGCAATAGGAGTCATCTCTGCTTCTGGGTCAAATCGATCCACCAACTCTGGATCTTCAGAACCACTTTGCCTCAGAGAAGGATTCTTTTTGCCTGGAAAGGGAATCAGGGGATTCACCACTTCAGAATACTCGATCAGATTTTGAGGATTGAGTAAGGTGACAATATCCGTATTGAGTTTGGCAAAACCCGCGACAAAATGGTGTGCTTCCGTGGTAATTTTGCGTCCGTAAGAAATTTGCGTCTGGATCAGGGCTGTTTCAATTTCTTTCACTTCTTCAACGGCGTTAACAATTATGCCCACACTGAAGCCTTGCCACTGGATCACAATCACGCTATCCGTAATCTGGTATTCCATCGAGCGATGGCCAAACCGCAACGCCAAATCCATCACGGGCAAAATATTTCCCCGCAAATTCAATACACCCACAATATCCCGTGGAGCCTCTTCAACCGGAGTCAACTCTGGCAAGAAGAAAATTTCTTGCACCACAGATGTTTCCAAACCATAACGATGTTGATTAAGTTTAAAGATTAAATAAGATTTATGTTCCATTGTAACAATTCTGAGTCATTGATTAAACCGGCTTGTAAAAGCTTCTGTTTAAATATATCATTATTGGAGGTATTTGAAAGCCAGTTATAGTAAAAATTCAGGGGGCGGAAGTTGGCCTGAATTATCCCCCAGTCAAGCCGGTTTTTCTCAAGACAAATTTGCCCAAAAATTTAACAAAAATTTAACAAAAATTTAACACTTAATCCAAGTATAATCGGCGGGTATATCAAGGATGTAATGGGCGTAAAAACCCTAGTTATTCCTCGCCTCTGCCCCCAGCTTAGGGGGCTTTCCCCGATTTTTACCGGACTGAGAGCCTCCTCTCAGCCCAAAGCATCACAAAGCATCAGACCATTAGCCGCGAAAAAACCTTAATCTACTAATAGTTTTTTCATATACTTTAATAAATCTTCGACTTTGATTTGATCATCTTCCCGGCCAATCCAGGTATTAATCGGCATTTTTTCTAACAAAAAAATTACATTAATTCTCATTTTCTTGGCTCTAGTAAAATCCCCTTCTTTTTCGTAAAGTTCTGCAATTTGCAAATAAGCATCAATTGAAGAAGGAAATAAATAGATAATTTTTCTTAAAATAGACTTAGCCGTATCCACATCTCCTTTTTCTTCCGCGATGCCTGCCATCAGATAATAAGGTTCAATCCAGTTATAGTTTAGTTTAATTGCCTGATGACAATATTTTTCGGCTTCTAGATAGTTCCCTAAATTGGCAAAAGTTTTCGCCAGCAGATAATAAGCTTCACAATTGTTCGGATCTACACTAATTATTTTTTTGGCGATTTTAATGACTTCAGAATATTGATGGGTTTTAAACAGTAAATTGAGTTCTTCCAGTTTGACATCCACGGATGTTTCCGCTGACGAGAGGCTGACCTCTGATTCTAAAGCCCCTAATTCCAAGGGTTCCGCAATGGGCGGCACGATACTCAAGGATAAAGAATCGTGAGGGCTGCCCGAAGCAATTGGCGTCATATTTGCATCCAGCTTGGGATTGATTAAATGATGTTTCAACCGAGAGTTGTGGGCTTTCGGGTGATGGGTGGGATGTAAGTAAGATGAAGATAACGAGTTAGAAAAATCAGCCGATCGCCCATTAGGGAGATCCACTGCGATCTGACCTTTGTGTGGCAGTTGTAGTTCTCCGGTATGTCCCGGATGGGTGTCTACAAAGTCTGACACTAAGGGTCGTTGATAAACCACCGATTCCGGAAAAACTTTCGTCGAAAACCCATCAAGTTGCTGACCATAAAGTTCTGCATGGGCAGTGAACAAATAGCCCCCCGGTCTTAAGGTCTGATAAAATTTTCTCAGCACATGGGCGATCGCCTCCGCTTCAAAATAGACAAAAACATTGCGGCAGACAATCAAATCTATATTAGCGATATCGGCGCTAAAATCTGGGAAATTATCCTTGACTAAATTACCATATTCAAACTTGACTAACTGCTTAATTGAATCTTTGATTTGCCAGCCACTTTTTCCCGGAATAAAATAAGAATTTTTTTTCTGCTCATCCACGGTGCGAAATGACCAAGAACCATATAGTCCTTTTTTGGCTTTTTTGATCGAATCGCTATTAATATCCGTGCCTACAATATGCAGATGCCAAAATTGCCAATCGGGAATTATTTCTGTGAGTAAAATCGCCAAAGAATAAGGTTCTTCACCCGTTGAGCAGCCCGCACTCCAGATTCGCAAGGTAGGCCGATCTTTTCCCTGTTGCTGCCAGACTTTTCTTTGCTCGGCAATTAATTCGGGCAAAATGATATTCTTTAACAATAAAAATTGACCAGAATCTCTAAAAAAATAACTTTCTCCAGTGGTCAACAGTTGCAGCAGTTCTTTCCATTCCTTTTGACCGCCCATTTCTGATGATAGCCCATTATCACCATTGTCCATCGCCGGTTTCAAAGGATAAGAAAAAGGAGAAGAAAGCTGTAATTGGATTCGATTTTGGTAAGTATCTTTGCTTAAAAGCTGATAATACTCTTCTAAAGAAGATAATTTTAAGGCGTTGACACGCACCAAAAGCTTTCTCTGTAAAGTGTGCCAATCTTGGGGGCGAATGAATAACCCCGTATTATGGGCAATGATTTTAACAAAATGCTCGATTAAAAATTGATTCATTAGAATAGTTTTTTAATGGCGTTTAATAAAGGTAAGCTTCTGGCTTTTTTATACCAACTCATCCAAAAAAAATTGTGCGACAGCGATCAAATTAAGAATTCAAATTAAGAATTCAAATTAAGAATTCAAATTAAGAATTCAAATTAAGAATTCAAATTAAGAATTCAAACTAAAAACCAAGAGTTAGGTATTCTATCAGAGGCAACATAGCGGCCATAATCTAGGATACTCAAACGACACCGCGCATCAGCCCTCTGAGGTTCGCACACCCCTTTGAGGTCTAATTGGCCTAATTATTTAGGCACTGCCTTGAGATCCTACCAAGGATTGCATTCAATGTTTCTCATTCCCGATCGCACTCTTTGACTATTTATAACAAAAAATGGCGATGTTTTAGCCAAGATGTTTTAGCCAAGATGTCTTAGCCAAGATGTCTTAGCCAAGATGTCTTAGCCAAGATGTCTTAGCCAAGATGTCTTAGCCAAGATGTCTTAGCCAAGATGTCTTAGCCAAGATGTTTTAGCCAAGATGTTTTAGCCAAGATGTTTTAGCCAAGATGTTGACGGCGATCTTCGAGACAATCGAGGGTAAGGTGCTGGGGATGTTTGAAGCCAGAGTATTTTAGCTGCTCCACTTGGGGAAACCCCAAGACCGCACAGGCTCCCCAAGTCAGCATACTTCTGACTGTTTTAGACCTAATTTTTCTTCTTGACTTGGCTACCATAAGGGAAGACTCAAAGCGAGGTAGAAAAATTAATCCATAGTTATTAGTCAGGTAATGGGCTGCTTTTTTATGCACTTCGTCAATTAAGTTTTGGATCTTTTCTCGAATCCGATTAGCCGCTTTTCTCATGGAACGGCGTCGTTTGGCATTCACTTTAGTCGAGCGACTAATTAAATCATATTCGTGTTGACATCATCGAGTAATTCGACCCATGTCGCCGTTGCCAATTTCAATGACTCGATCGCCGTCATACCCAGTCAAAAAAGTTCTGACCCCAGGGTCTAAGGCAATTATTTTCCTTGAAGATGTATGACTTTTAATTACAGGTTCAGGAAAAACAGCGAACCATTTACCACGCCGATAAGTCAATTGAGTGCCATAATCCCATTTATCTGGTATAGGTTCACTTGCCTTAAACTTAAGCGTATTTGTTAACCTGCTATACCATGTTCCTTTGGTGAAATTGTCATCATTGAATTTGATGGTCTGTCGGGGGTTACGGACACTTCGGAATCGGGCATCACGGCTCGCTTTATAGGCTTGATGTGCGTCAAAGATAGCATTTTGTCTGATATGGCAAGGCGTTTCTTTAACCCACTGAGGTAAATCCGATTGCATGACCAGATTTCGCAATTTTAGCTTACCAATCCGAGTCGTTGATTGACGCTGCATGGCGATCGCTTGGTTAAAACAATAACGGCAAGCCGCCCGCCATTTTTTCCAAATTTTTTCCAGTTCAGGACTGGGATAAATCCGGATCTTCTTTGATTGCAGACTTATATTTTGTAAGTCTGTAGAGTTGGCGACTGAAGATGTGAACAATGGCAAGGATGTCCTCAACCAATTCTCGTTCTGGGGATAAACTGTCTTGGTTGAGAACCAAGATTTTTGTGCCGTCAAGTTCACACAACCAGGAAATGAGATCAAACCCGAAACGGACAAGTCTGTCTCTGTGGGCAACCACAATAAATCCGACATCGCCTTGACGGACTCGCTCCAAAATGGCTCTAAGTCCTTTTCTTTTGAAATTAAGACCACTGGCGATATCAGTGACGAGCTCGGCGTTAGGGTAGAGTTCGAGTAATTTTGCAGCTTGGCGATCGAGGTCTGCTTTTTGTCCACGGCTTGAAACGCGGGCGTAAGCGATAATTGCCCGTTGCGTTCTCTCGTTTGAAATTCCCGTGTAAGACGCAATATCATATCGCCTCTGCCCTGATGGTGTTCTTATGGCTTGAATCTTGCCGTCTCTTTCCCATCTTCTTAGGGTATGTAAGCATACACCAAAGTATTGAGAGGTTTCACTTGGTGATGTATATTTCGGCATTTAGCTCGCTTGTTGTGTACTCGTCTAGCTTAACGCAATTGTTCAGCTTTGTCAATCGTTGTTCAGTGAATTGGCGCGCCAGGAAGAGACTCTATGATTGATCCTGCATCCGGGCTTTAGGCGATTGCTGGGGAACCGACGGGCAAGTTTTCTGTCGAACTTTGTTGCAAGTATTTTTTAACAATTTCCAGAACTTGATGGAGGTCGGGTGGTTTGGATAAAAAGTCCGACGCCCCATTCAATTTAGCTTTGGTTCGATCCATTAATCCATTTTGGCTGGTTAGAATAATAATCGGCGTGTCCCTAAACAAAGAACTCTGCCGTAAAACAGCTACATACATTATAACCGCTGGTTTGCGGCATGACCACATCTAGAAAAATCAAATCCGGTTTTTCTTCGGCCAGCTTGGCAAATCCCTGCATTGGGTTATTAATTTTTAGGACTCTAAACCCGGCGGGTTGCAAAATTTGCTCCAATCTTTCGGCAGTTATCGGGCTATCATCAATACAGGCAATTAAAGGTTTTTTCCTGGGTAGTTTTAAGGCTGAACGCACCAATAAGAATTGTTCTATAGGAGAGGGAATATCGGCGGGAGTCGTCAGGGATATTTTACCAGCTTTAATGAAATAATCTAGGGCTGGAGACAGGGTTTAAATTTCTGACTAAAGTTGGTTAAACTTACTCGTTTTTTTTGCTATCATAAGGTTATGAGTAAGTTTAGTATTTACGAAGCAGCAAAAATTATGCAGAGTATCACCATCTACATTAAGACGTTGGGAATCAGAAGGGAAATTAATCCCTGAGCGTAGAGGGTCTGGTCATCGGAGACACTCTATGTCTCAATTACTGGCTGTTGAATCTCATAGAGCCTATACAATCGGTTATGCACGAGTCAGTAGTCACGACCAGAAACAAGACCTAGAACGTCAAAAGGAAATTATTGAATTGTTCTGCGCTCAAAATGGCTGGGAGCATGAAATTATCCAAGATTAACAACTTACTTAGCCAAGAATCACGGTGAAGTCAAAATCGAAGACTTAAATGTGTCAGGGATGCTAAAAAATCACAAGCTGGCTGGTGCTATTGCTGATGGTGGGTTTTATGAGTTTCGTCGTCAGCTTGAGTATAAATGCGAGTGGTATGGGAGCAAATTAACGCTGATTGACCCCTGGTATCCCAGTTCACAGATATGTTGCAATTGCGGACACCGACAAAAAATGCCACTAGATCAAAGACAGTATGATTGTCCGAACTTTCACATCTCACTCTTATCGTGACTTAAATGCGGCAATTAAATTAATTTAGAAAACGCGGATAGTTCAGCCGTGTAAGCAAGCGTGATGGAAAGGCATCAGTATAGACACCGGACAAAGCCCAAACGTTACGACAAGCGATGTTAACGATGAAAAATCAAAATCCCAATCCTTATTTTTGGGCGGCATTTGCTTTAATGGGTCAAGCAGAATAATATCTCCCCAATCCCAGGTAGGTTTTCTTTTACTACTATCAACATAGAGGTAGCAACCCGCCCTCCCTGGCAGATAGGTAAAAAAAATGTAAAATTTTAATAAATTTAATAACAATTTTTTAATAATATTGCCGCTCGCCAAAAACGAGGTTAAATTGATACTAATACCTGAAGTATCTACCCCAGTACCATGAACCCACGTCTAGGATTAATCGCTTTATTCACTTTATTAACCAGTTTAACCCTAACAATTCCCTCTCCACTCCTATTGGGGAAAAAATTTGAGATGGGTAATGGAGTATTCGCCCAAACAGTTACAGAACGAAAAGCCGAAGCAGACCGATTATTAAATCAGGGAAGACAACAATATACAACTAGCCAATACCAAGCCGCAATTCAGTCTTTAGAAACTGCATTAAACATTTTCCGTGAAATCGGCGATCGCAATGAAGAAGGAAATGCTCTCATAGGTTTGGGTAATGCTTACAATAGCTTAGGACAATATCAAAAAGCAGCAGAAGAGTTTTATCAACAGTCTTTAACTATTAAACGTGAAATCGGCGATCGCAATGGAGAAGGAAATGCTCTCATAGGTTTGGGTCTTGCTTACAGTGACTTAGGACAATATCAAAAAGCAATTGAGTTTTATCAACAGTCTTTAACCATTGCCCGTGAAATCGGCGATCGCAATGGAGAAGGAACTGCTCTCTATAATTTGGGTCTTGCTTTGTTTAAATTGAAGAATTTTCCTGAACATGAAAAATATCTGTTTTCTAGTCTCGAAGTTAAGGAATCTCTGCGACAAGGAATTCAAGACGACCTCGATAAAGTATCTCTTTCCGACACTCAACGCAATTCCTATAATCTGCTTCAACAAGTTTTAATTGCTCAAAATAAAACTGAGCCAGCTTTAGAAGTTTCTGAACGAGGTCGGGGGAGAGCGTTAGTCTAGTTATTAACTCAACGATTCAACCCCAATTCAGAACCCTTTTCTCCGGTTGTTTCTTTAGCCCAACTCTAAGCAATTGCTCGACAACAAAATGCAACAATTGTTCAATATTCTAGGATTTCCGATGAATTTTCACGTAAACAACAAAACCTAGAATCAGAATTATATATTTGGGTAATTAAGCCCACAGGAGAAGTTGAGTTTAGACAAGCCGATCTTAAACCCCTTTGGCAAGAACAAAACACCTCTCTAGGTCATCTCATTTTCGCAGCGCGTTGCTTTGGTAATGATGCCTGTAGA encodes:
- a CDS encoding chemotaxis protein CheW, with translation MEHKSYLIFKLNQHRYGLETSVVQEIFFLPELTPVEEAPRDIVGVLNLRGNILPVMDLALRFGHRSMEYQITDSVIVIQWQGFSVGIIVNAVEEVKEIETALIQTQISYGRKITTEAHHFVAGFAKLNTDIVTLLNPQNLIEYSEVVNPLIPFPGKKNPSLRQSGSEDPELVDRFDPEAEMTPIAGTSDPQKKYRFGALREAPKAIPGAETMSGASRDKSTELPDRGDPRVDGYEYFCPEATLEERAIFRERAANLILASDRQDIAGLMSLAVVMLNGEYFGLDLNLVREFTEIRQITPVPCCADFILGNMNLRGEIVTLVDIRQFLNLSGDGVNDVAKAMVVHLKDIVAGITIDEVCDVIYLQPYEIKAAPTSGHSGNNEYLRGTAPYRDKILGLIDFNKMITEHELVVNQEG
- a CDS encoding protein-glutamate O-methyltransferase CheR, producing the protein MNQFLIEHFVKIIAHNTGLFIRPQDWHTLQRKLLVRVNALKLSSLEEYYQLLSKDTYQNRIQLQLSSPFSYPLKPAMDNGDNGLSSEMGGQKEWKELLQLLTTGESYFFRDSGQFLLLKNIILPELIAEQRKVWQQQGKDRPTLRIWSAGCSTGEEPYSLAILLTEIIPDWQFWHLHIVGTDINSDSIKKAKKGLYGSWSFRTVDEQKKNSYFIPGKSGWQIKDSIKQLVKFEYGNLVKDNFPDFSADIANIDLIVCRNVFVYFEAEAIAHVLRKFYQTLRPGGYLFTAHAELYGQQLDGFSTKVFPESVVYQRPLVSDFVDTHPGHTGELQLPHKGQIAVDLPNGRSADFSNSLSSSYLHPTHHPKAHNSRLKHHLINPKLDANMTPIASGSPHDSLSLSIVPPIAEPLELGALESEVSLSSAETSVDVKLEELNLLFKTHQYSEVIKIAKKIISVDPNNCEAYYLLAKTFANLGNYLEAEKYCHQAIKLNYNWIEPYYLMAGIAEEKGDVDTAKSILRKIIYLFPSSIDAYLQIAELYEKEGDFTRAKKMRINVIFLLEKMPINTWIGREDDQIKVEDLLKYMKKLLVD
- a CDS encoding transposase; this translates as MFTSSVANSTDLQNISLQSKKIRIYPSPELEKIWKKWRAACRYCFNQAIAMQRQSTTRIGKLKLRNLVMQSDLPQWVKETPCHIRQNAIFDAHQAYKASRDARFRSVRNPRQTIKFNDDNFTKGTWYSRLTNTLKFKASEPIPDKWDYGTQLTYRRGKWFAVFPEPVIKSHTSSRKIIALDPGVRTFLTGYDGDRVIEIGNGDMGRITR
- a CDS encoding IS607 family transposase, with translation MPKYTSPSETSQYFGVCLHTLRRWERDGKIQAIRTPSGQRRYDIASYTGISNERTQRAIIAYARVSSRGQKADLDRQAAKLLELYPNAELVTDIASGLNFKRKGLRAILERVRQGDVGFIVVAHRDRLVRFGFDLISWLCELDGTKILVLNQDSLSPERELVEDILAIVHIFSRQLYRLTKYKSAIKEDPDLSQS
- a CDS encoding PleD family two-component system response regulator, whose amino-acid sequence is MRSALKLPRKKPLIACIDDSPITAERLEQILQPAGFRVLKINNPMQGFAKLAEEKPDLIFLDVVMPQTSGYNVCSCFTAEFFV
- a CDS encoding recombinase family protein, with the translated sequence MPERRGSGHRRHSMSQLLAVESHRAYTIGYARVSSHDQKQDLERQKEIIELFCAQNGWEHEIIQD
- a CDS encoding tetratricopeptide repeat protein, whose translation is MNPRLGLIALFTLLTSLTLTIPSPLLLGKKFEMGNGVFAQTVTERKAEADRLLNQGRQQYTTSQYQAAIQSLETALNIFREIGDRNEEGNALIGLGNAYNSLGQYQKAAEEFYQQSLTIKREIGDRNGEGNALIGLGLAYSDLGQYQKAIEFYQQSLTIAREIGDRNGEGTALYNLGLALFKLKNFPEHEKYLFSSLEVKESLRQGIQDDLDKVSLSDTQRNSYNLLQQVLIAQNKTEPALEVSERGRGRALV